The DNA region CTGATGGCGTTGCCGCGCCGGCTCACTCGCCCGGGCGGTTAGTGCGCGAGGAAGTCACAGGCACCGCGGGGATCGCCAGCAGTGGGAACAGCGCGCACACCGCAAAGGTGATCGGGTAACCGGCGACGCCGATCAGCGCGCCGAACAAGGGCGGAACGAGACCGGAGGTGAACAACTGGCTGGTGTTCTGGGTGCCCAACGCCCGACCGCTCCAGAACGGGCCGGCGATCTCGGCGATCGCGGTGAAGGCCAAGCCGTTGTCCGACACGGTGACCACCGATGCCACCATCATCAACCCGATGCTCAGCGGTGAGTCGAGCCAGTCGGTCAGTGCCATCAGCGCCATGGCCGCCGCCGCAGCGAGCGCGATCGTCCGGATGGGCCGCAGGCGCGCGCCGAGGACATCTCCGGAGCGCTTCAGCACGGCGTCCGACCAACGTCCCGCCGCGATCCGCCCGCCGGCGCCCAGCACCTGCGCCGCGGTGACCAGTAGCCCCGCCGATCCGGGCGACCACCCGTGTTCACTGATCAACCACGCCAGTGTGAATGTCCAGACCAGTACCTGCGGCACCACCAGCAGGACCGAGACGAGGTGAATGCGCATCAACAGCCGCGAGTCCCGATAGGGGTTGGCGAGATCGGCCGCCGGCGCGCCGGCGCGCGGCGGCCGGGGCGGATCGACAACGGCCACGGCACATATCACCGCCGACGCCGAGCACACGATCGCGGGGAACAGTAAGGCCCCTGCGACGCCGTGGGATTCCGCGACTCGGGGGATGACCAGCGCACCGAGGCCCACTCCCAGTGGTTGGGCGGTCTGCCGGATTCCCATCACCAGGCCCCGCTTTTCGGCGGCGAACCAGCCGACAACCAGTCGCCCGCTTGCGGTATTGCTGCTCGCAGCGGCCATCCCGCCGAGGAACAGGAACACGCTGATCGCGACCAGAGAGTCCGCCGACGCGGCAGCGAACGCGGCGGCGGCGGTGAGCGCGGAACCCAGTGCCAACACCAGGCGTTCCCCGACACGATCCACGACGTATCCCCAGGCGATCAGCGTTACCACCATGCCCAGGCTGGGCATCGCCGATACCAGCCCCGCCTGGGCCAGGTCGAGACCGCGCTCGCTGTGCAGGGTGGGGATGAGAAATGCCACTCCGTTGATGAACACGTTCGCGCACAGGGTTGCCGACAGTGCGATGACCAGCATCGACCAGCGCCTGAAATCACTCACCGACGACACGGACACGGCGCCATCGTCGCACACGGGTCTCATGGTGCAGAATCCATATCTCATCTGATGAGATGAGTCGAGCGGTCGACGCGGTGCCGATCGGATCGGGTGGCCCGGGCATTACGCTGTGACAATGCGTCTCGGCCGAATTGCCAGTCCCGACGGAGTCGCCTTCGTGAGTATCGAAGGCGACCCGAGCGAAGCGACATGTAGGGAGATCGCCGAGCACCCGTTCGGCAATCCGACGTTCACCGGTCGGAGTTGGCCGCTGGCCGACGTCCGGCTGCTGGCTCCCATCCTGGCCAGCAAGGTGGTCTGCATGGGTAAGAATTACGCCGCGCACGCCGCGGAGATGGGCGGCACCGCGCCGGAGGATCCGGTGATCTTCCTCAAGCCGAACACCTCGATCATCGGCCCCAACACTCCGATTCAGCTGCCCGCGGATGCGCACCCCGTGCACCACGAGGGTGAACTGGCCGTGGTGATCGGCCGCCCCTGCAAGGATGTGCCGGCGTCGCGGGCTGCCGAGAACATCCTCGGGTACACCATCGCCAACGACGTGTCGGCGCGCGATCAGCAGCGCAAGGACGGGCAGTGGATGCGGGCCAAGGGCCACGACACCTTCTGCCCTGTCGGACCGTGGATCGTCACCGACCTGGACCCCAGTGATCTGGATCTGCGGACCGCCGTCAACGGCGAGACGCGCCAGGACTCCAACACCGCGCTGATGATCCATGACGTCGGGGCGATCATCGAGTGGGTGTCGGCGGTGATGACCCTGCTCCCGGGCGACCTGATCCTGACCGGGACGCCGGAAGGGGTCGGCCCGATCGAGGACGGGGACACCGTCAGCATCACCATCTCGGGAATCGGAACGCTTTCCAATCCCGTTGTCCGAAAAGGAAAGCAGTGACCAACCCTCCCGTCAGAGTCCGCTTCTGCCCCTCGCCGACCGGCACCCCCCACGTCGGTCTGGTGCGCACCGCGCTGTTCAACTGGGCCTACGCCCGACACACCGGCGGCACGTTCGTCTTCCGCATCGAGGACACCGACGCCCAGCGTGACAGTGCGGAGAGTTATGCCGCGATCCTGGACGCGCTGCGCTGGCTGGGGCTGGACTGGGACGAGGGGCCTGAGGTCGGTGGGCCCTACGAGCCCTACCGGCAGTCACAGCGGTCCGAGCTCTATCGCGAGGTGCTCGCGAAGCTCGTCAGCGCCGGCGAGGCGTACGAGGCGTATTCGACCGCCGACGAGGTCGAGGCCAGGCACCTGGCCGCCGGCCGCAATCCGAAACTCGGCTACGACAACTTCGACCGCGACCTGACCGACGAACAGCGCGCCGCCTTCCGCGCTGAGGGCCGCAATCCGGTGTTGCGCCTGCGGATGCCCGACGCCGACCTGTCCTGGACGGACCTCGTGCGGGGCCAGACGACCTTCCCGGCCGGGTCCGTGCCGGACTTCGCGCTGACCCGAGGCAGCGGAGAACCGTTGTACACGTTGGTCAATCCGGTCGACGACGCACTGATGAAGATCACCCACGTGCTGCGCGGTGAGGACATCATGCCGTCCACGCCGCGCCAGATCGCGCTCTATCAGGCGTTGATCCGGATCGGGGTTGCCGAGCAGGTGCCTCAATTCGCTCACCTGCCAAGTGTTCTGGGCGACGGCAACAAGAAGCTCTCGAAGCGGGATCCGCAGTCCAACCTGTTCCTGCACCGTGACCGCGGGTTCCTTCCCGAGGGTCTGCTGAACTATCTGGCCCTGCTCGGCTGGGGCATCGCCGACGATCACGACATTTTCAGCCTCGATGAGATGGTGGCCGCCTTCGACGTGGCCGACGTCAACTCGAATCCGGCGCGCTTCGACCAGAAGAAGGCCGACGCGATCAACGCCGAGCACATCCGGTTGCTCGACGAGGAGGTGTTCACCCGACGCCTGACCGACTTCTTCGCCGCACACGGCCACCACACGGGACTGGACGACACGCAGTTCGCCGAGGCGGCCAGGCTGGTTCAGACCCGCATCGTGGTGCTCGGTGATGCCTGGGAGCTGCTCAAGTTCCTCGACGACTCGTCGTTTGCACTCGATGAGAAGTCAGCGGCCAAGGAGTTGAAGCCCGAAGCCGCGCCGGTCCTCGGCGCTGCGCTGGCCGCACTCGAGGAAGTCGGGCACTGGGCCACCGCCGAGATCGAGGAGGCGCTGAAGGCGGCACTGGTGGACGGCCTCGAGCTGAAACCACGCAAAGCGTTCGGTCCGGTCCGCGTCGCTGTGACCGGCTCGTCGGTGAGCCCGCCGCTGTTCGAGTCGCTGGAACTGCTCGGCCGCGACCGCAGCCTGGACCGGCTACGGGCCGGCCGTGAGCGGGCCGGTGCCGCCTCGGCGGAGGCGTGAGAAAAACAGTGCCGAATATTTGATAGTGTGCTCGTCGGCCCGCCCGAAGGCGCAGCGCGGCACAGCCGCAGCGCTCTCGGATCGGGAAATGGCCCGTGACCAGCGGTGATGGGCTTCCAGTGGGGTATGGTGTAATTGGCAACACAGCGGTTTCTGGTACCGCCATTCTAGGTTCGAG from Mycobacterium sp. DL includes:
- a CDS encoding fumarylacetoacetate hydrolase family protein — translated: MRLGRIASPDGVAFVSIEGDPSEATCREIAEHPFGNPTFTGRSWPLADVRLLAPILASKVVCMGKNYAAHAAEMGGTAPEDPVIFLKPNTSIIGPNTPIQLPADAHPVHHEGELAVVIGRPCKDVPASRAAENILGYTIANDVSARDQQRKDGQWMRAKGHDTFCPVGPWIVTDLDPSDLDLRTAVNGETRQDSNTALMIHDVGAIIEWVSAVMTLLPGDLILTGTPEGVGPIEDGDTVSITISGIGTLSNPVVRKGKQ
- the gltX gene encoding glutamate--tRNA ligase; the protein is MTNPPVRVRFCPSPTGTPHVGLVRTALFNWAYARHTGGTFVFRIEDTDAQRDSAESYAAILDALRWLGLDWDEGPEVGGPYEPYRQSQRSELYREVLAKLVSAGEAYEAYSTADEVEARHLAAGRNPKLGYDNFDRDLTDEQRAAFRAEGRNPVLRLRMPDADLSWTDLVRGQTTFPAGSVPDFALTRGSGEPLYTLVNPVDDALMKITHVLRGEDIMPSTPRQIALYQALIRIGVAEQVPQFAHLPSVLGDGNKKLSKRDPQSNLFLHRDRGFLPEGLLNYLALLGWGIADDHDIFSLDEMVAAFDVADVNSNPARFDQKKADAINAEHIRLLDEEVFTRRLTDFFAAHGHHTGLDDTQFAEAARLVQTRIVVLGDAWELLKFLDDSSFALDEKSAAKELKPEAAPVLGAALAALEEVGHWATAEIEEALKAALVDGLELKPRKAFGPVRVAVTGSSVSPPLFESLELLGRDRSLDRLRAGRERAGAASAEA
- a CDS encoding MFS transporter; amino-acid sequence: MSVSSVSDFRRWSMLVIALSATLCANVFINGVAFLIPTLHSERGLDLAQAGLVSAMPSLGMVVTLIAWGYVVDRVGERLVLALGSALTAAAAFAAASADSLVAISVFLFLGGMAAASSNTASGRLVVGWFAAEKRGLVMGIRQTAQPLGVGLGALVIPRVAESHGVAGALLFPAIVCSASAVICAVAVVDPPRPPRAGAPAADLANPYRDSRLLMRIHLVSVLLVVPQVLVWTFTLAWLISEHGWSPGSAGLLVTAAQVLGAGGRIAAGRWSDAVLKRSGDVLGARLRPIRTIALAAAAAMALMALTDWLDSPLSIGLMMVASVVTVSDNGLAFTAIAEIAGPFWSGRALGTQNTSQLFTSGLVPPLFGALIGVAGYPITFAVCALFPLLAIPAVPVTSSRTNRPGE